The following are encoded together in the Buteo buteo chromosome 24, bButBut1.hap1.1, whole genome shotgun sequence genome:
- the LOC142044314 gene encoding neuropeptide Y receptor type 6-like — protein MDKAIQHPSEILSNQTISNISYSQFLNFDTCQSSFLAEFLLITAYTLVTIVGLFGNLCLIIIIKRRKEAQNVTNVLIANLSLSDVLICIMCIPVTVAYTLMDFWIFGEAMCKISSFIQSISVTVSIFSLVLIAIERYQLIVNPRGWKPNISHAYWGILFIWGFSLIISIPFLIFHQLTDEPFKHLSFHNDFYKNKVACIEAWPSVTERLIFTTSLLVFQYCFPLGFIFICYLRIFICLRRRHGKTDRMRENESRLSENKRINIILISIIVTFAACWLPLNIFNVIFDWNYEALMSCNHNLAFTICHLVAMISTCINPIFYGFLNKNFQKDLIVLVHHCRCSASQEEYENIALSNLQTDASKGSLKLNNPPVDI, from the coding sequence ATGGATAAAGCCATTCAGCATCCCAGTGAGATTCTGTCTAATCAAACTATCTCTAACATTAGCTATTCTCAGTTTTTGAACTTTGATACATGCCAATCTTCCTTCCTTGCAGAATTCTTGCTTATTACAGCCTACACATTAGTTACAATAGTGGGGCTTTTTGGAAATCTTTGCCTGATTATTATAATAAAGAGACGGAAAGAAGCTCAAAATGTTACCAATGTTTTGATTGCCAACCTCTCTCTATCAGATGTCTTGATCTGTATCATGTGTATTCCTGTCACGGTTGCATATACCTTAATGGACTTCTGGATATTTGGGGAAGCTATGTGTAAAATAAGTTCTTTCATACAAAGTATATCTGTCACAGTCTCCATTTTCTCACTTGTACTGATTGCTATTGAGAGATACCAGTTAATTGTGAACCCACGTGGCTGGAAGCCTAATATTTCACATGCTTACTGGGGAATTCTTTTCATCTGGGGCTTTTCCCTCATAATATCCattccttttttaatctttcaccAATTAACTGATGAACCCTTCAAACATCTGTCTTTCCATAATGATTTCTACAAGAACAAGGTTGCTTGCATCGAAGCATGGCCATCTGTTACAGAACGACTGATATTTACCACTAGTCTGCTGGTTTTCCAGTACTGCTTCCCactggggtttatttttatctgctaTCTCAGGATATTCATATGCCTTCGAAGGAGACATGGTAAAACAGACAGAATGAGAGAGAATGAGAGCAGACtaagtgaaaacaaaaggattAATATCATATTGATATCAATTATTGTGACTTTTGCAGCTTGCTGGTTGCCTCTCAATATATTCAATGTTATTTTTGACTGGAACTATGAGGCACTAATGAGCTGCAATCATAATCTGGCATTTACAATATGCCACCTTGTGGCCATGATCTCAACATGTATCAATCCCATCTTTTATGGATTTCTCAACAAGaattttcagaaggatttgaTAGTATTAGTTCACCACTGCAGATGCTCAGCATCACAAGAGGAGTATGAAAATATTGCCCTTTCAAATCTGCAAACTGATGCATCTAAGGGatctttgaaattaaataatccCCCTGTGGATATCTAA